A region from the Acidiferrobacter sp. SPIII_3 genome encodes:
- a CDS encoding ABC-F family ATP-binding cassette domain-containing protein gives MLNVRDLSFRVGGEELFRDVSFEVYRGQRIGLVGRNGSGKSTLLRIIHERLEPEEGRLEFAGAVSVVAVAQETPDTDASVLACSLDGDPELRALEKDLASGVHDERYFAAQARYEAIEGFSAAARASQLLAGLGFSQEDLGRPVQVLSGGWRMRLNLARALMARADLLLLDEPTNHLDLEAIAWLEQYLARFDGALLVVSHDRDFLNAVVNRVAAIHDRTLSLYAGSYDAYVERRALEAVQREAAESKQAAQVEALERFVARFRAKASKARQAQSRLKMLERMERVTKLRGEVRYTLPLKGPERVPDTLITLRDVAFGYPDAAALFAGVGITVAPGDRIGVIGRNGAGKSTFLKVLLGALAPSAGTRTATAGLTVGYFAQHQLEQLDPQGTPLSYMVALDPAAPLQALRDYLGGFGFGSGGLERAIQGLSGGEKSRLVLAGLSWGRPHLLLLDEPTNHLDLEMREALGYALQDYSGALILVSHDRHLIRSCADTLWLVGDCGVREYAGDLEDYQRETVASRAPKVVARPKKEGRRPTISPKAYRREQQAIEARMAVDAARLAEIDGVLGDPRAYQQGGETIKVLQAERATVTARQAADEEQWLALEEKLAEVAARLS, from the coding sequence ATGCTTAATGTCCGTGATCTGTCGTTCCGCGTGGGTGGCGAGGAGCTCTTCCGCGACGTCTCGTTTGAAGTCTACCGGGGCCAGCGGATCGGTCTTGTCGGCCGCAATGGCTCGGGGAAGTCCACACTCCTCAGAATCATCCATGAGCGCCTGGAACCGGAGGAGGGGCGGCTTGAGTTCGCGGGGGCGGTGAGTGTCGTGGCGGTGGCCCAGGAGACCCCGGATACGGATGCCTCGGTGCTGGCGTGTAGCCTGGACGGGGATCCGGAGTTGCGGGCCTTGGAGAAAGACCTGGCGAGCGGGGTCCACGATGAGCGCTATTTCGCTGCCCAGGCCCGCTATGAGGCGATCGAAGGTTTCAGCGCCGCGGCGCGCGCGAGCCAGCTCTTGGCCGGATTGGGCTTCTCGCAAGAGGATCTGGGGCGGCCCGTCCAGGTCTTGAGTGGGGGTTGGCGCATGCGCCTGAATCTTGCCCGCGCGCTCATGGCTCGCGCCGATCTGTTGCTGCTGGACGAACCCACCAACCACCTGGATCTCGAGGCCATCGCCTGGCTCGAGCAGTATCTGGCGCGCTTCGATGGGGCATTGCTAGTCGTATCACACGATCGGGATTTCCTGAACGCGGTGGTCAATCGCGTAGCGGCGATCCATGATCGCACCTTGTCCTTATATGCCGGATCATACGATGCCTACGTCGAACGCCGTGCCCTCGAGGCCGTCCAGCGGGAGGCGGCGGAGAGCAAGCAGGCGGCGCAGGTTGAGGCGTTGGAGCGCTTCGTGGCGCGCTTTCGGGCCAAGGCCAGCAAGGCACGCCAGGCGCAGAGCCGCTTGAAGATGTTGGAGCGCATGGAGCGCGTGACCAAGCTTCGTGGCGAGGTCCGCTACACGCTGCCGTTGAAGGGCCCCGAACGCGTGCCGGATACCTTGATCACGCTACGCGATGTGGCGTTCGGTTACCCGGATGCCGCTGCGTTGTTTGCGGGCGTGGGCATCACGGTGGCGCCGGGTGATCGCATTGGCGTGATCGGTCGCAACGGCGCTGGCAAGTCGACCTTCCTGAAGGTCCTTTTGGGGGCGCTTGCGCCGAGTGCGGGGACGCGCACCGCGACCGCCGGCCTTACTGTCGGATATTTTGCGCAGCATCAACTGGAGCAGCTCGATCCACAGGGCACCCCGCTTTCCTACATGGTGGCCCTGGACCCGGCCGCACCCTTGCAGGCCTTGCGCGACTATCTGGGAGGCTTTGGCTTCGGCTCGGGCGGTCTGGAGCGGGCGATCCAGGGGCTGTCGGGTGGGGAGAAGAGCCGGCTTGTGCTGGCCGGCCTGTCGTGGGGCCGCCCCCATCTCTTGTTGCTCGATGAGCCCACCAACCATCTCGATCTGGAGATGCGTGAGGCCTTGGGCTACGCCCTGCAGGACTATAGCGGGGCCTTGATTCTGGTGTCACATGATCGCCATCTGATCCGTTCGTGCGCCGATACCTTGTGGCTGGTGGGGGACTGTGGAGTACGGGAGTACGCCGGCGATCTCGAGGATTATCAGCGGGAGACGGTCGCATCGCGTGCGCCGAAGGTCGTGGCGAGGCCCAAAAAGGAGGGGCGACGCCCCACCATATCTCCCAAGGCCTATCGGCGCGAGCAACAGGCCATCGAGGCGCGTATGGCGGTGGATGCCGCGCGTCTTGCCGAGATCGATGGGGTATTGGGTGATCCGCGTGCCTACCAGCAGGGGGGAGAGACCATAAAGGTCCTGCAGGCCGAGCGCGCGACCGTCACGGCCCGCCAGGCCGCCGATGAGGAGCAGTGGCTGGCCCTGGAGGAAAAGCTGGCCGAGGTCGCGGCGCGCCTATCTTAG
- the glpK gene encoding glycerol kinase GlpK — protein sequence MSRYVGAVDQGTTSSRFIVFDRRGSTVSVAQKEHDQIYPKPGWVEHDPLQILSNTKEVMGAALARANLSARDIVAVGITNQRETTLLWDRTTGKPICNALVWMDTRTNDLVQRYVRDGGQNRFRVTTGLPITTYFSSLKLLWIFENVPGAREKAEAGDAMFGTVDSWLIWNLTGGTNGGCHVTDVTNASRTQLMNLATCDWDDALLSAFKIPRACLPQIVPSSAVHGEIRISPLNGTKIAGILGDQQAALFGQTCFAPGEAKNTYGTGSFLLMNTGTTRVQSKAGLLTTVAYKLGDDVPHYALEGSIAITGALVQWLRDNLKLFDDVAQIEPLARSVDDNGGVYIVPAFSGLYAPYWKGSARGIIAGLTRFVTRAHLARASLESAAYQVRDVVEAMEEDSGINVSTLKTDGGMVGNELLMQFQADILNVPVARPKVTETTALGAAYAAGLAVGYWKNIEDLKANWDIGKSWEPAMSEETRARYCAFWKKAVARSLDWVD from the coding sequence ATGTCACGGTATGTCGGCGCTGTGGATCAAGGAACGACGAGTTCGCGTTTTATCGTATTCGATAGACGGGGGTCGACCGTGTCGGTTGCCCAAAAAGAGCATGATCAGATCTATCCGAAGCCTGGTTGGGTCGAGCACGATCCGCTCCAGATCCTGAGCAACACGAAGGAAGTGATGGGCGCAGCACTTGCGCGCGCCAATCTATCAGCAAGGGATATTGTTGCCGTCGGCATCACGAATCAGCGCGAAACGACGCTTCTTTGGGACAGGACAACCGGCAAGCCGATTTGTAACGCGTTGGTCTGGATGGACACTCGGACCAACGACCTCGTTCAGCGCTATGTGAGGGATGGTGGCCAAAACCGGTTTCGCGTAACCACAGGTCTGCCGATCACGACCTATTTCTCGAGCCTCAAGCTGCTTTGGATATTCGAGAATGTACCCGGTGCGCGGGAAAAGGCGGAAGCGGGTGACGCAATGTTTGGGACAGTGGACTCTTGGCTCATCTGGAATCTCACCGGGGGCACGAATGGGGGTTGTCACGTGACGGACGTGACTAACGCGAGCCGCACCCAGTTGATGAATCTGGCGACCTGCGATTGGGATGACGCCCTCTTGAGTGCATTCAAAATTCCGCGTGCCTGCTTACCCCAGATTGTGCCGTCATCGGCAGTCCACGGGGAAATCCGAATCTCGCCTTTGAACGGGACAAAGATCGCCGGTATTCTGGGCGACCAGCAAGCGGCATTGTTCGGTCAGACGTGCTTTGCGCCCGGTGAGGCGAAGAACACGTACGGTACGGGGTCGTTCTTGCTCATGAACACCGGCACAACTCGCGTCCAGTCAAAGGCGGGACTGCTGACGACAGTCGCATACAAGTTGGGAGACGACGTGCCTCATTACGCCTTGGAAGGCTCGATTGCTATTACGGGAGCCCTGGTTCAGTGGCTACGGGATAACCTCAAGCTATTCGACGACGTGGCCCAGATTGAGCCGCTCGCCCGGAGTGTCGATGATAACGGCGGTGTTTACATCGTTCCGGCGTTTTCCGGACTCTACGCGCCATACTGGAAGGGTAGCGCGCGCGGCATTATCGCCGGTCTCACGCGGTTTGTGACCCGCGCTCATTTGGCGCGCGCATCGCTAGAGTCAGCCGCGTACCAGGTGCGCGATGTCGTTGAAGCCATGGAGGAAGATTCTGGTATCAACGTGTCGACCCTGAAGACGGATGGCGGCATGGTTGGCAACGAACTGCTTATGCAGTTTCAAGCAGATATACTAAACGTACCCGTTGCCAGGCCTAAGGTCACTGAAACGACAGCGTTGGGCGCCGCTTACGCAGCGGGACTGGCGGTTGGGTACTGGAAAAATATCGAGGATCTGAAGGCAAACTGGGATATAGGTAAGTCCTGGGAGCCCGCCATGTCGGAAGAAACTCGGGCAAGGTACTGCGCGTTTTGGAAAAAGGCAGTCGCGCGGTCGCTCGATTGGGTCGATTGA
- a CDS encoding AAA family ATPase yields the protein MTTFRESLMASNDFIRYGDRGCPLVVPTPLARALQWERAAREDEEDRLRADQVAPLKPAPPPGTAIPVAPRRTRRRMGLPIFDAQLVAREIKDAAKGRRDEPVRLLQVLHDAARDDGLRPVIRPSRSTLQRLSRDLRQGFPNFGAAIDALLPELALQGRRRPEAFRVAPLLLHGTPGIGKTTFAAALAGYLKVDCEVISAGGTQGAFEIAGTSRHWSTTSPGRVATLLARGRTACSVLVIDEVDKLSGDQQHPTVPALLDLLEERSARRFRDASLEFTCDASRLLILATANDIERVPAPLRSRLREVAIALPTPLERREIAAGMSARLLQGLRPADRPVLDAEVLERLATAPIDLREVQRRLAQAVGAAVLAGRRRVGVADLPVTTEEARPRMGFVE from the coding sequence ATGACCACGTTCCGCGAATCCTTGATGGCCTCAAACGACTTTATCCGCTACGGCGACCGTGGTTGCCCGCTGGTCGTGCCTACGCCCCTTGCTCGCGCCCTGCAATGGGAACGGGCGGCGCGCGAGGACGAAGAGGATCGGCTACGAGCGGATCAGGTTGCCCCACTGAAACCAGCGCCACCGCCAGGGACGGCCATACCGGTCGCACCTAGGCGCACACGACGGCGGATGGGCCTTCCGATCTTCGATGCGCAACTCGTGGCGCGCGAGATTAAGGACGCGGCCAAGGGCCGGCGCGACGAGCCCGTGCGGCTCCTGCAGGTGCTGCACGACGCAGCCCGGGATGACGGCCTGCGGCCTGTGATCCGACCATCGCGCTCAACCTTGCAACGCCTCAGCCGGGACCTGCGCCAGGGATTCCCGAACTTTGGCGCGGCGATCGACGCCCTGCTGCCGGAGCTCGCCCTCCAGGGCCGGCGGCGGCCGGAGGCTTTTCGGGTGGCGCCCCTCCTCCTGCACGGAACCCCGGGGATCGGCAAGACCACCTTTGCCGCGGCCCTGGCCGGGTACCTGAAAGTCGACTGCGAGGTCATCTCCGCGGGCGGCACTCAGGGGGCCTTCGAGATCGCTGGCACAAGCCGCCACTGGTCAACCACGAGCCCGGGGCGGGTCGCGACACTCCTTGCGCGGGGGCGCACGGCCTGCTCGGTGCTGGTGATCGATGAAGTGGACAAGCTGAGCGGGGACCAGCAGCACCCGACGGTGCCGGCACTCCTCGACCTGCTCGAGGAAAGGAGCGCCCGGCGGTTTCGGGATGCCAGCCTGGAGTTCACATGCGACGCCAGTCGCCTCCTGATCCTCGCCACCGCCAACGATATCGAGCGGGTGCCCGCGCCGTTGCGCTCGCGGCTGCGGGAGGTGGCCATTGCGCTGCCCACCCCGCTCGAGCGTCGCGAGATCGCCGCCGGCATGAGCGCGCGACTCTTGCAGGGACTGCGACCCGCCGATCGCCCGGTCCTGGACGCAGAGGTCCTGGAACGGTTGGCGACAGCCCCAATCGATCTGCGCGAGGTGCAGCGACGCCTCGCTCAAGCGGTGGGGGCGGCGGTTCTGGCGGGCCGGCGACGGGTCGGCGTAGCCGACCTCCCAGTGACCACCGAGGAAGCACGGCCCCGCATGGGCTTTGTCGAGTAG
- a CDS encoding metallophosphoesterase → MDASVKPFERILFAGDVHGDMAHILPILRTERPAALVLLGDIQTQVLWAELTAPWETLGCTVWFIPGNHDSDTVEGWAHLAAVPERNLDGRVVTIAGVRIAGLGGVFRGRIWDGTQSAAFASHADYAACVQAKAGRAGGPSEADRGRLLRHHSSIFPETYETLAAQSADILVTHEAPSCHPHGFAAIDTLAQCLRVARVFHGHHHDNQDYGDRCAPLRFVAQGVGLRGVTDGTGRVIRPGLLDHARGSR, encoded by the coding sequence ATGGACGCATCGGTGAAGCCGTTTGAGCGCATCCTCTTTGCCGGCGACGTCCATGGCGACATGGCCCATATCCTGCCGATCCTGCGCACGGAACGGCCTGCGGCCTTGGTGCTTTTGGGCGACATCCAGACCCAGGTGCTGTGGGCGGAGCTCACGGCCCCCTGGGAGACGCTTGGCTGCACGGTCTGGTTCATTCCAGGCAACCACGACAGCGATACGGTGGAGGGTTGGGCGCATCTTGCAGCGGTCCCCGAGCGCAATCTCGATGGGCGCGTGGTGACCATCGCGGGCGTACGCATCGCGGGCCTAGGCGGAGTCTTTCGAGGACGAATCTGGGATGGGACGCAGAGCGCAGCCTTTGCGTCCCATGCCGACTACGCAGCGTGCGTACAGGCGAAGGCGGGCCGCGCGGGCGGGCCTTCGGAGGCCGACCGGGGGCGACTCTTACGGCACCACTCGTCGATCTTCCCAGAGACCTATGAGACACTTGCCGCCCAATCCGCGGATATCCTCGTGACCCATGAGGCACCGAGTTGTCATCCGCATGGCTTCGCGGCGATCGATACCCTTGCGCAATGCCTGCGCGTGGCGCGTGTCTTCCATGGGCACCATCACGACAATCAGGACTATGGCGACCGTTGCGCGCCCCTACGCTTCGTCGCCCAGGGAGTGGGGCTGCGTGGGGTGACGGACGGCACGGGGCGCGTGATCCGTCCCGGCCTCCTCGATCATGCGCGCGGGAGCCGCTGA
- a CDS encoding metallophosphoesterase, producing MTLRLHVLSDLHLEFAALPRRQVAAVPCDVHILAGDIGVGLLGLDWALATFTRPVIYVMGNHEFYGKRTVPDLWRAAYTKVRGTHVHLLENAAVVIEGVRFLGATLWTDLCLAGYLSFERTTMAVTEIMNDYTQIRLGRYPKWPLTPAMACAWHDESAAFLEHALVEPASAPGDSGALSYHRTVVVTHHAPHPQSLGKKPPYTAEDAAYASDLSDLVAHADLWIHGHIHTHCDYRLPTPSKRSMRVIANPRGYDGMVPVAGFDARWTVEV from the coding sequence ATGACGCTAAGACTCCATGTGCTGTCGGATCTGCATCTCGAGTTCGCGGCCCTCCCGCGCCGGCAGGTGGCGGCGGTCCCCTGCGATGTGCATATCCTCGCAGGGGATATCGGTGTGGGCCTCCTCGGGCTCGACTGGGCGCTTGCTACCTTCACGCGCCCTGTGATCTATGTGATGGGCAACCACGAGTTCTACGGCAAACGCACCGTGCCCGACCTGTGGCGCGCGGCCTATACCAAGGTCCGGGGGACCCATGTGCACCTCCTCGAAAACGCGGCGGTCGTGATCGAGGGCGTGCGCTTTCTTGGGGCGACCTTGTGGACCGATTTGTGTCTGGCGGGCTATCTGTCCTTCGAGCGAACCACCATGGCGGTTACCGAGATCATGAACGACTACACGCAGATCCGTCTGGGACGGTATCCCAAATGGCCGCTCACCCCCGCCATGGCCTGCGCCTGGCACGACGAGAGCGCCGCCTTCCTTGAGCACGCGCTGGTGGAGCCGGCAAGCGCGCCAGGGGATAGCGGCGCCCTCTCCTACCACCGCACGGTGGTCGTCACCCACCACGCGCCCCATCCGCAGAGTCTGGGCAAGAAGCCGCCCTATACTGCCGAGGATGCGGCCTATGCGAGCGATTTGAGTGATCTTGTGGCCCACGCCGATCTCTGGATCCATGGCCACATCCACACCCATTGCGACTATCGCCTGCCTACTCCAAGCAAGAGATCCATGCGCGTCATCGCCAATCCTCGCGGCTATGACGGCATGGTGCCAGTGGCAGGGTTCGATGCGCGCTGGACGGTAGAGGTCTGA
- a CDS encoding DNA-binding protein encodes MSRPGITQDQVFAAAQALVDRAQPVTVQALREALGQGSFTTLSQHLRAWRSQAPTPPLPSLPPAIEAVAHQALTRVWTAAWELAQHEVQAARTAAGAEIAQSQAQAQEALQEVTRLERTVQDQEGRIATLQPALATAETRVAAHVAQIGQLEARIAELKAELEEARRQHDERTEECGRLRGELAVYAALAPSDHAKKSGRSPSARPDLQNTHTQEAKTIDGL; translated from the coding sequence ATGTCCCGTCCCGGTATCACCCAAGACCAGGTCTTTGCCGCCGCGCAGGCGCTCGTCGATCGCGCGCAACCGGTCACCGTCCAGGCCCTTCGCGAGGCCCTGGGTCAGGGCAGCTTCACGACCCTCTCCCAGCATCTGCGTGCCTGGAGAAGCCAGGCCCCCACCCCTCCGCTTCCTTCCCTGCCGCCCGCGATCGAGGCCGTCGCGCACCAGGCCCTGACGCGAGTCTGGACCGCGGCCTGGGAACTCGCCCAGCACGAGGTCCAGGCCGCGCGCACGGCGGCGGGCGCCGAGATCGCGCAGTCCCAGGCGCAGGCGCAGGAGGCCCTGCAGGAGGTCACGCGGCTTGAGCGCACCGTACAGGACCAGGAGGGCCGGATCGCGACCCTGCAGCCGGCCCTGGCCACCGCCGAGACCCGTGTGGCCGCGCACGTCGCGCAGATCGGTCAGCTGGAGGCGCGTATCGCGGAACTGAAGGCGGAGCTGGAGGAGGCGCGGCGCCAGCACGATGAGCGCACCGAGGAATGCGGACGACTGCGAGGGGAGCTTGCAGTGTACGCCGCGCTTGCGCCCTCCGATCACGCCAAGAAATCGGGGCGCTCTCCGTCTGCCCGGCCTGATCTCCAGAACACCCACACACAGGAGGCCAAGACCATTGACGGTCTGTGA